The stretch of DNA AGCCTGAGTATGAATAAACTCTTTTAAAAAGGGGGTTTTCACTGTGATGCAATAGAAGAACCTTTATTCTTAAGGGTTTATGCGATCGTTCATTTTATGTGTTCTTATGTTGTCTCATAGCTGCACATTGTAAGTGTCCATTCAAAATACAACGGAAGTGTGTCAGCTGCTTTAGCTGCCAAAGACAGCACAGCATTGGCTGTTCTTGGTTTCTTCATTGAGGTGAGCATGACATTTATTCAATCcagagaaaaacacaaacataaatgGCTTGGTTGTGTGCACATGGGTATgcattgttgtgtgtgtgtgtgtttttttaaccaaCAGGGAACCAAtgaagcaaacaaaacaaaaagctggGATATCCTAACATCCTATTTGACAAAAATACGCAATTCAGgtaaataaatagtttgtaAGAATCTTGAGTCGGCAGTTTTGTgagagatagttcaccctaaaaatCTACTTTTTGTAATTTCTTAACGCTCGTGTCATTccaaagacattttgaagaatgtttcaaatgtttttgtctgtacagtgaaagtcagtggtgtccaaaacaacactggtcCACACTGACTTTCACTGTGTGAGCAAAAACAAAGATGGAACAATGAtaaaaagtttttcattttGGAGTGAACCTTTAAATGCTGGTATGTTTGGTTAATCTCTCTTCACCAATATGACTTAACAACAAATTAGCACAAAACGTAAGACAGCCAAGTAGTTTCATTACACCctcttgactttttttttttgtttgttgtataTTTAGGAGATCAAACCTCAGACATCATGAATCAAATCACACTGAACAGTCTGATTGAAGGTGTGGACAGGACTAAATATTACCGCTACCAAGGCTCTCTAACTACACCCAGCTGTAATGAAGCTGTGATTTGGACCGTGTTTAAAGAGCCCGTCAAAGTCAGCCAAGCCTTTGTAAGTAAAGGCAACTTGAAAATCATACTCATGATTCAATGCTCATCATATTCTGAGTTAAAAAGTTACACTCCATTTACTTTGTTTCTCCAAACAGATCAACCGCTTCAGCACAACTGTCTTTTTTAAAGACGCAAGCGCTTCAGTTCTGAACACCAACAACTTCAGAGGAGTTCAGCCCTTGAATGGCAGAGTTGTGACGTCACAGGTCACAGTGGCATCTGCAGCACCTTCATCATCCACTTTATCTGTCATCACAATACTTCTATTGTCCAGTTTGTGTTGGCTGTAAAAAATGCTttgcacacacattttatgAGCTGATTTAATTTATTGCTCTTGTGAATTATGTGCACTTTATTGATTGCATTTGATCATGGTGGTTTCTGTAATATGTTGATTTTGTGATTAGTGAATCTTGTTACATGAAAAAATAAGATGTAAGGTAGGAGTTAATGATGTGAAGCTTTTCCTGTTTTTACCAATTGTATTTCTATTTGTaccaaatgtatttttaacacACAATTTATCATCTGTGAGCATAACATGAGTGCTTGGgatatcaattatatatatatatatatatatatatatatatatatatatatatatatatatatatatatatatatatatatattttttatctcAAACTCTTAGTTTAAAACAGCTGAAATCGTACAGACTCCTTATGTTTTATATGAACCTTCTGTTATCTGCAATTTTATTCAACAGTAGGTGATTCTGTAGTATTTAAGGGGATGACAgctattaaaactgaaataataaatgtttgttgtttAGTAACAAAATGTCTCCAATTGAGTTCTGTTTATACTTAACCATATATAAATGTggctacatttaaatacaattacagcaaacacagtaatattgtgaaatacaatttaaaattatgattttctatttgaataattttaaaatgtaattcattcctgtgaggcaacgctgaattttcaacatcattactccagtcttcactgtcacgtgatccttcagaaatcattccaatatgctgatgtGCTGCTCagaaacattattatcaatgttgaaaacagttttagccacttaatatagtatataaatcataaaaaaactcATGCAATTGACATAAATTGCTTTTGGAACTCAGGCTATGCATCAGTGTCCACATGTCTTCTAAGGGTGGAGACCTGCTACACCTGATTCAACTAATCCAAACTGGCCTTAATTAGCCTAAAGGGTAACACCTGTTACTATTTGTTTTTGGCAGTCACCTTAAGCTTGCTTGttcttttaaagctttttagTGTAAAGCTTTTGGAGTAATTGTTTAGAATAGGGTTTTACTGGTCAAACTGTATTTTGGCTGGGCTTTGACTAAGAAAAGAATTTGATATTAAGTAAAACGGCAAGGGAGCAGTGgaataatatacaaatgatTGAATCTTTTGAAAGGCTCTATGTTTTTGCTTGTTATAAAGTTACTTATACAGTGTGTATGTGTTCCCATACAGAATGACTGTGAGGAAAATGATTGGGGATGACAgctattaaaactgaaataataaatgtttgttgtttAGTAACGAGAGATTAAGTATAGTCGAACAGGAGTTTTTGGCGTGTGTAACACATGCATGTCCTTTCCCCCCTCCAAGATGAATGCTTGGTTCATGACCTGCTTTGCAGCTTTTCTGTTGCCTGTGTCATACGGCGCACCGATATCTGTGGGTAAGATATGATCGTTTGACTTGGTTTATTTTCCCAAACTTATGTCATTGAATTGTTTAAGCTACCTTAGCATGTTAATCTTGCTGTATTTTGGGCTTTTCGCAGCTTGGTGTGATCACATGCCATCGTGTAGTAAGTCTTTCCTTTCTACTTCATAATTCCTTTCATGGCCCTGAAAAAACAAGTCTCAAATATCACAAAATTAGTGAGCTTTGTTTTTAAGTGCTTTCTGCATCTCAGGTGATTGTTGCTTGGCCcataattgcagaaaaagacTGTAATGGAACTTAACAGTCTCCAATAGACATCATAACCACCAATGTGCAGGCTAATACCTACTAATCTGACCTCTTTCACCTTCACTGGCTATGATGACAACACAACCTTGACTGAGATTAAAAACACTGGCAGGACAAGTGAGTTAATGTAGCTCGATCTTTGTGTTATTTGTGCGTTTGCACAAGACAAGACTACACATGATTTTTGCAGTTGTATCTTCAACAGGCCGGAGTTATCTGTTCTAATGGTGTTTTCTAACATAGTTTGGCTTTATCTTCAGTTAAAGTTGCACTAGATCACAAGAAAATGCATGTGGAAGGAGGTGATCTGCCAGGCTTGTTTGCCAGTAGGCAGTTTTATCTTCACTGGGGTAATGGCAGTTTCATGCCTGGATCTGAACACACTGTGGATTTCAAACAATACCCTATGGGGGTATGAAAATTGCACAGACTAGTACAAATGTTGTTACTGACTtgtcctgtctgtgtgtttcagcGGCACATAGTGAATGAGGTCGTACATAATGGTTCAACTATACTGGCTGCTCTTGGTTTCTTCATTGAGGTATATCAgtgttaagaaaaataatcttttagtAAACAGTCTAACAATGCTTTTATAGAacactttttccatttttataaatatgtaaagcATTTTTATGCAGTGGAaagtttccatggatgttaaagtttcttcatggaaccactgATGCCAATGAAGGAAGTcttatttttgaaatgttttgccAATAAATTGAGGCTGAATTTCATTAGTCGTAAGATTGATTTATTTGAACTCCCAGGCCACTTATGACACTGGCAAACCAGAGAGCTGGAAGACCTTAACTTCGCCAATGCAGGTAAGTTTCGGgcatcaaaagtggcagtatgTGCCACATTTTGCATAACATTATCTTTGGGAATTTTGCCctgctgtcttttttttttttttatttatttcctccTCCTGAAAGACTAAAGTGGTTAAATCACTGAGCCATAACTTTCTAGcacactgaattttttttttttttaaggtaagtggtcgcaaacaatttattttagctacatttaatttaaaaaagttgaaagttagtcaactaaatttgtttatttaaatgtagctaaaataaatttattgcaaccacttacctttactcaatttttaaaattcaatgaatcactTTTTCAGTGCAGTTCCTGTTTAAGTTACTTACAGGTGGGCAAGATGTCAAATCTCTTCCGCTAAAGCAATTTTCAATTGCCAATTCTGCCTGAAAGCAGAGAGGCAACTAAAACTTGTACCCTATATTTCAACATTGTTGCTTAAGTGACTCTttaaatttagaaaatattGAACACTCACCAGACTCCTACAGACCATTCAAGTAGTGTTATCTTCACTGATGCTTTTAGAGGATTGTTTATTCTGACAAAACTGACCACTACCCAAATCCCTTATTTGCATTCTTCAGACATGTACCCAAGGAACCTGATCTTCATTATTTCTTTAAGAATTGAATGAGCTTGCTTTGAACAAAACTGACCAgtttttagatcccttaattgTTTCTGTGAGAAGAGCtgtataaatacagtaaaactgacTACTTCGCTAATGCCCTTTCTGCTTCTCAGGTGATAAAGCATGCATCACTGAATATATCTCTATGGATGATCTGCTTCCTGGATTGGACCGGACTAAATATTCCCCTTATCTTGGCTCTTTAACCACACCAAACTGCAATGAAGGTGTGATTTAGACCATCTTTAAAGACCCCAAAGTCAGTTGGGATTTAGTAAGTTGACTTGTCAAAAGGCTGATTTTGCAGAGTCTGTCACTGCTGAAGTACTACTACTGAAGAATTCCAGTATCTTTAGTTTAATTGTttcaaaccatttttaaaatttcGATTAGATTGACCTGTTCAGTACAAGCATTTACATCAAGGCAACCAGCTCTCTCCTAATGGTGGACACGTTCAAGGGTGTTCAGCCGGTCAGTGGCAGGATCGTGACGTCACAGGTGGCTGGTACCAGAGCTACTGGTCCTGTTTCCCAAACCGCATATAATTTGGATGTTCTAGACCTCTCTTCTGATTGTCAAACCCCTGAACCTTACACAGAGTTTGATTTCGAAATTCCATACTGGTAGAATACGAGTGGGAGGACTGATTGTTATGAAACAAGTTAAATgtcgttttttttaaactgtatatttAACAGCTTGTGAGAAGTAACTTCAATTATACTTGTTCCAGATATTTGTTAGGTAACACCCCATGCAAATCTTTaatgaaaagtgaattttaatGGTATCCTGCTAGTTAAT from Onychostoma macrolepis isolate SWU-2019 chromosome 12, ASM1243209v1, whole genome shotgun sequence encodes:
- the LOC131551429 gene encoding carbonic anhydrase 7-like isoform X2, which codes for MKPTHHITAYRRANQVREMIVLLVTCLAALLCPTVHSADASVEWCYHKPACNFTTWSKIAPQYCNGSKQSPINIVTASVQGNPNLTSFNLTGFDDNSTFMSIGNSGDSVVVNLDDEKIKVQGGALPGVYNTKQFHLHWGNGSSSPGSEHTVDGKQYPMELHIVSVHSKYNGSVSAALAAKDSTALAVLGFFIEGTNEANKTKSWDILTSYLTKIRNSGDQTSDIMNQITLNSLIEGVDRTKYYRYQGSLTTPSCNEAVIWTVFKEPVKVSQAFINRFSTTVFFKDASASVLNTNNFRGVQPLNGRVVTSQVTVASAAPSSSTLSVITILLLSSLCWL
- the LOC131551429 gene encoding carbonic anhydrase 7-like isoform X3, coding for MTTPPSCQSETQATPMNEGLTGLQQHEVVVNLDDEKIKVQGGALPGVYNTKQFHLHWGNGSSSPGSEHTVDGKQYPMELHIVSVHSKYNGSVSAALAAKDSTALAVLGFFIEVSMTFIQSREKHKHKWLGCVHMGMHCCVCVCFFNQQGTNEANKTKSWDILTSYLTKIRNSGDQTSDIMNQITLNSLIEGVDRTKYYRYQGSLTTPSCNEAVIWTVFKEPVKVSQAFINRFSTTVFFKDASASVLNTNNFRGVQPLNGRVVTSQVTVASAAPSSSTLSVITILLLSSLCWL
- the LOC131551429 gene encoding carbonic anhydrase 7-like isoform X1; protein product: MKPTHHITAYRRANQVREMIVLLVTCLAALLCPTVHSADASVEWCYHKPACNFTTWSKIAPQYCNGSKQSPINIVTASVQGNPNLTSFNLTGFDDNSTFMSIGNSGDSVVVNLDDEKIKVQGGALPGVYNTKQFHLHWGNGSSSPGSEHTVDGKQYPMELHIVSVHSKYNGSVSAALAAKDSTALAVLGFFIEVSMTFIQSREKHKHKWLGCVHMGMHCCVCVCFFNQQGTNEANKTKSWDILTSYLTKIRNSGDQTSDIMNQITLNSLIEGVDRTKYYRYQGSLTTPSCNEAVIWTVFKEPVKVSQAFINRFSTTVFFKDASASVLNTNNFRGVQPLNGRVVTSQVTVASAAPSSSTLSVITILLLSSLCWL